The following proteins are encoded in a genomic region of Pyrus communis chromosome 11, drPyrComm1.1, whole genome shotgun sequence:
- the LOC137709512 gene encoding protein S-acyltransferase 18 isoform X2: MWELQIVGIAVYSFLVVVFYTFLGLFLGNRIAEITVTTVFSVVAVSVMFLFIRCTATDPSDRTSLKKNKKKPKGGKGLPKLNYSFLLGQIVVTFFRRVERKILRTFIRRRYLDPWKTAAQLDPLLPFPFVLMKEDAVSPELREDDISFCALCDFEVKKHSKHCRTCNRCVDGFDHHCRWLNNCIGKKNYTTFILLMIFVLLLLIIEGATAIAIFVRCFSDKNGMEQELKRKLYVEFPRSVLATISVLLTLMIAYGSAAMGQLFFFHVVLIRKGMRTYDYILAMKEESQPIEMDPFDDDSDFSSDVSSDFDSPEKPSFISRFICRGSGATQNNRRLSIRIDSDPQPFTSTKKQGFRVSIDPWRLIKLSKEKALIAAEKARERIVKQKPLTEEDSLKPLPLETKRGPLMTSTDKSTATAVGSGLTPLISKGWMPGSPGRKFSSPRRRFSGSPTTSSGIAPSPKQKYRNNFDLKLTEVSRELETYISRQVLCSVIKKDGNEASPR; encoded by the exons ATGTGGGAGTTGCAGATTGTTGGAATTGCAGTTTACAGTTTTCTTGTGGTGGTCTTCTACACATTCCTCGGACTTTTCCTCGGAAATAGAATCGCCGAAATCACGGTTACCACCGTCTTTTCCGTTGTG GCTGTTTCGGTCATGTTTCTCTTCATAAGGTGCACAGCCACTGACCCATCTGACAGAACCAGCCttaagaagaacaagaagaaaccTAAAGGTGGCAAAGGCCTTCCGAAGCTCAACTACAGCTTCCTTCTCGGGCAGATTGTAGTCACCTTCTTTAGGAGGGTGGAGAGGAAGATCCTTAGGACTTTTATAAGGAGGAGGTATCTCGATCCATGGAAGACCGCCGCTCAGTTGGATCCCTTGCTCCCGTTTCCCTTTGTCCTCATGAAGGAAGACGCTGTCTCTCCTGAGTTAAGGGAAGACGACATCTCTTTCTGCGCACTCTGCGACTTTGAG GTGAAAAAACACAGTAAGCATTGCAGGACCTGCAACCGTTGCGTTGATGGATTCGACCACCACTGCAGG TGGTTAAACAACTGCATCGGGAAAAAGAACTACACCACATTCATTCTCCTtatgattttcgttttgttATTG CTAATCATAGAAGGAGCAACTGCAATTGCCATATTCGTCAGGTGCTTCTCAGATAAAAATGGAATGGAGCAGGAACTGAAGAGGAAGCTCTACGTGGAATTCCCAAGAAGCGTTCTTGCTACAATATCG GTTTTGCTGACTTTAATGATAGCTTATGGTTCAGCAGCAATGGGAcagctttttttctttcatgtgGTTCTCATACGGAAG GGAATGAGAACATATGACTATATCCTGGCAATGAAAGAGGAGAGCCAACCCATAGAAATGGATCCATTCGATGACGATTCAGATTTCTCCTCGGATGTGAGTAGTGATTTTGATTCACCTGAAAAACCCTCATTCATATCACGGTTTATATGCAGAGGGAGCGGTGCAACTCAG AACAACCGAAGGTTGTCCATAAGAATTGATAGCGATCCTCAGCCCTTTACCTCAACTAAGAAACAAGGCTTCCGTGTCAGCATTGACCCCTGGAGACTGATCAAGTTGAGCAAAGAGAAAGCATTGATAGCAGCAGAGAAAGCCAGAGAACGGATTGTGAAACAGAAGCCGCTTACAGAAGAGGACTCATTGAAACCCCTACCGTTAGAGACCAAACGTGGACCACTGATGACAAGCACAGATAAAAGCACGGCCACTGCTGTAGGATCAGGCTTAACACCTCTtatatccaaagggtggatgCCTGGGTCACCTGGCAGAAAGTTTTCAAGCCCAAGAAGGCGGTTTTCTGGCTCGCCAACAACGTCATCTGGCATTGCGCCCTCACCAAAACAAAAGTACCGAAACAATTTTGACTTGAAATTGACGGAGGTGTCGAGGGAGCTGGAGACCTACATATCAAGGCAGGTTTTGTGTTCTGTTATAAAGAAGGATGGGAATGAGGCATCTCCGAGATAG
- the LOC137708159 gene encoding methionine aminopeptidase 2B-like isoform X2 produces MAEVILNENIPSCEEENETLEPTNKEAAQQSPTLHLVDEDDDKDISKKKKKKSKSKKKKAQHEQTNPQSMQGQTDPPSIPLVDLFPSGEFPEGEIQQYKDDNLWRTSSEEKRELERLEKPMYNSVRRAAEVHRQVRKYIKGILRPGMLMTDLCETLENTVRKLISENGLDAGIAFPTGCSLNWVAAHWTPNTGDKTVLQYDDVMKLDFGTHVDGNIVDCAFTVAFNPIFDPLLEASREATNTGIKECGIDVRLCDVGAAIQEVMESYEVEINGKVYQVKSIRNLNGHSIGRYQIHAGKSVPIVKGGEQTKMEEGEFFAIETFASTGKGYVREDLECSHYMKNFEAGHIPLRLPRAKQLLATINKNFSTLAFCRRYLDRLGETKYLMALKNLCDAGIVQPYPPLCDVKGSYVSQFEHTILLRPTCKEVISRGDDY; encoded by the exons ATGGCTGAGgtaattttgaatgaaaacatCCCTTCTTGTGAAGAAGAAAACGAGACTTTGGAGCCTACAAACAAGGAGGCCGCTCAACAATCTCCAACTTTGCATCTTGTAGATGAAGATGACGACAAAG acatttcaaagaaaaaaaagaagaaaagtaagAGCAA GAAAAAGAAAGCACAACATGAGCAGACTAATCCACAATCTATGCAAGGGCAGACTGATCCACCATCTATTCCTCTTGTTGACCTGTTCCCATCTGGGGAGTTTCCCGAGGGTGAAATTCAACAGTACAAAGATGA TAACCTTTGGAGGACTAGCTCTGAAGAGAAGAGGGAGCTGGAGCGCCTTGAAAAACCAATGTATAATTCTGTTCGTCGAGCGGCAGAAGTTCATCGCCAG GTTCGGAAATACATCAAAGGCATATTAAGGCCTGGAATGTTGATGACTGATTTGTGTGAGACTCTGGAGAACACAGTCAGGAAGTTAATATCCGAGAATGGTCTGGATGCAGGCATTGCTTTCCCGACAGGATGCTCTTTGAATTG GGTTGCTGCTCATTGGACCCCAAATACAGGGGACAAGACTGTGCTTCAGTATGATGATGTAATGAAGCTGGATTTTGGAACTCATGTTGACG GAAACATAGTTGACTGCGCTTTTACAGTAGCATTCAATCCTATATTTGATCCACTCCTTGAAGCCTCGCGTGAAGCAACAAATACTGGTATCAAG GAGTGTGGAATTGATGTGCGTCTTTGTGATGTTGGTGCTGCAATACAAGAAGTCATGGAATCATATGAGGTTGAAATAAATGGAAAGGTTTATCAAG TTAAAAGTATTCGAAACTTGAATGGACATAGCATTGGACGTTATCAAATCCATGCTGGAAAATCTGTCCCTATTGTGAAAGGCGGGGAGCAGACAAAAATGGAAGAGGGTGAATTTTTCGCAATTGAAACTTTTGCATCAACTG GGAAAGGGTATGTCAGAGAAGATCTAGAGTGCAGCCATTACATGAAAAATTTTGAAGCTGGCCACATCCCACTGAGGTTGCCCAGGGCAAAGCAATTGCTAGCAACAATTAACAAGAACTTCTCCACATTGGCCTTCTGCAGGCGTTACTTAGACCGCCTTGGAGAGACTAAGTATCTTATGGCACTAAAGAATCTGTGTGATGCTGGCATTGTGCAG CCCTATCCTCCTCTCTGTGATGTTAAGGGCAGCTATGTTTCTCAGTTTGAGCATACCATTTTACTCCGGCCAACCTGCAAAGAGGTCATATCCAGAGGTGACGACTACTGA
- the LOC137708362 gene encoding uncharacterized protein — protein MIMEVAQTGWKLWYSYSWGLRVVGGVGGVSRRSSGRAAAAAVTLRRKESFNNWAWSQKHPPPPQSFFFVRCCKYGSSSVSASNSNGPNGSNVGKGYLQSTDQELMSQCQMDTFKTSGPGGQHRNKRESAVRLKHLPTGITAQAAEDRSQHMNRASALARLRTLIALKVRNTVDLDAYSPPRELLQILPPKSTIRGSDCGPQIGPNNPKFILGMQALLDLIFTVDGSVSETAKFLGLSTGALSRLILSNDSFRLAVNELRFSKGMKPLK, from the exons ATGATAATGGAAGTGGCACAGACAGGGTGGAAATTATGGTATTCATATTCATGGGGGTTAAGAGTAGTAGGGGGAGTAGGTGGTGTTTCAAGAAGAAGCAGTGGCAgagcagctgctgctgctgtaaCACTAAGAAGAAAGGAAAGCTTCAATAACTGGGCGTGGTCCCAAAAGCATCCACCACCGCCACAATCCTTCTTCTTCGTACGGTGCTGTAAGTATGGAAGTAGCAGCGTCAGTGCTAGTAATAGTAATGGGCCTAATGGCTCCAATGTCGGAAAGGGATATCTGCAATCTACGGACCAAGAGCTGATGAGCCAGTGCCAAATGGACACTTTCAAGACGTCGGGTCCGGGGGGTCAGCACCGTAACAAGCGAGAGTCTGCCGTACGCCTTAAGCATCTCCCCACCGGTATTACTGCGCAG GCTGCGGAGGACCGATCCCAGCATATGAATCGTGCCTCAGCCTTGGCTCGTCTTCGCACTCTTATAGCACTCAAAG TCAGGAACACCGTCGATCTCGATGCTTATTCCCCTCCTCGAGAGCTTCTTCAAATTCTTCCCCCAAAGTCTACCATCAGAGGCTCAGATTGTGGTCCCCAAATTGGTCCCAACAATCCTAAGTTCATTTTG GGAATGCAAGCTCTGCTGGATCTCATTTTCACAGTTGACGGTTCTGTCTCGGAGACAGCAAAGTTCCTGGG GTTGAGCACAGGTGCTCTGTCGCGGTTAATACTCTCGAATGATTCTTTCCGACTAGCAGTCAATGAACTAAGGTTTTCCAAG GGTATGAAGCCTCTCAAGTAG
- the LOC137707650 gene encoding uncharacterized protein: MTLKIESARLVDGKSLPEKIWFKQQVAIRVNDVTHVLERMASTARASSLAGKAAAACIQLQAVVIASDCNPRWLSKHLPTLALSGKVPVIFLKDNKGAFLRLGQLLKLKTAIAIGVKAKGNAINLLFEEILSGNIMQLGVGTEGLNSSQMLTTTQGEVQRGASYACRCWRQRL; this comes from the exons ATGACGTTG AAAATAGAGTCAGCAAGACTTGTGGATGGCAAGTCCTTACCAGAAAAGATATGGTTCAAG CAACAAGTTGCAATAAGGGTGAATGACGTGACGCACGTGCTTGAACGCATGGCATCAACAGCAAGAGCAAGCAGCTTAGCAGGtaaagcagcagcagcatgcATTCAGCTTCAGGCTGTTGTGATCGCATCCGATTGCAACCCACGATGGCTGTCAAAGCACCTGCCAACCTTGGCTCTTTCAGGGAAGGTCCCAGTCATCTTTCTCAAAGATAACAAGGGAGCTTTTTTAAGATTGGGCCAACTTCTCAAACTCAAAACAGCCATTGCCATTGGTGTTAAG GCTAAAGGAAATGCCATCAATCTACTTTTTGAGGAGATTCTTAGTGGCAATATAATGCAACTCGGTGTCGGAACTGAAGGCCTCAACTCTTCTCAAATGCTTACCACAACACAAGGAGAAGTTCAGAGAGGAGCCTCCTATGCATGTAGATGTTGGAGACAACGGTTGTAG
- the LOC137708159 gene encoding methionine aminopeptidase 2B-like isoform X1: MAEVILNENIPSCEEENETLEPTNKEAAQQSPTLHLVDEDDDKADISKKKKKKSKSKKKKAQHEQTNPQSMQGQTDPPSIPLVDLFPSGEFPEGEIQQYKDDNLWRTSSEEKRELERLEKPMYNSVRRAAEVHRQVRKYIKGILRPGMLMTDLCETLENTVRKLISENGLDAGIAFPTGCSLNWVAAHWTPNTGDKTVLQYDDVMKLDFGTHVDGNIVDCAFTVAFNPIFDPLLEASREATNTGIKECGIDVRLCDVGAAIQEVMESYEVEINGKVYQVKSIRNLNGHSIGRYQIHAGKSVPIVKGGEQTKMEEGEFFAIETFASTGKGYVREDLECSHYMKNFEAGHIPLRLPRAKQLLATINKNFSTLAFCRRYLDRLGETKYLMALKNLCDAGIVQPYPPLCDVKGSYVSQFEHTILLRPTCKEVISRGDDY; this comes from the exons ATGGCTGAGgtaattttgaatgaaaacatCCCTTCTTGTGAAGAAGAAAACGAGACTTTGGAGCCTACAAACAAGGAGGCCGCTCAACAATCTCCAACTTTGCATCTTGTAGATGAAGATGACGACAAAG CAGacatttcaaagaaaaaaaagaagaaaagtaagAGCAA GAAAAAGAAAGCACAACATGAGCAGACTAATCCACAATCTATGCAAGGGCAGACTGATCCACCATCTATTCCTCTTGTTGACCTGTTCCCATCTGGGGAGTTTCCCGAGGGTGAAATTCAACAGTACAAAGATGA TAACCTTTGGAGGACTAGCTCTGAAGAGAAGAGGGAGCTGGAGCGCCTTGAAAAACCAATGTATAATTCTGTTCGTCGAGCGGCAGAAGTTCATCGCCAG GTTCGGAAATACATCAAAGGCATATTAAGGCCTGGAATGTTGATGACTGATTTGTGTGAGACTCTGGAGAACACAGTCAGGAAGTTAATATCCGAGAATGGTCTGGATGCAGGCATTGCTTTCCCGACAGGATGCTCTTTGAATTG GGTTGCTGCTCATTGGACCCCAAATACAGGGGACAAGACTGTGCTTCAGTATGATGATGTAATGAAGCTGGATTTTGGAACTCATGTTGACG GAAACATAGTTGACTGCGCTTTTACAGTAGCATTCAATCCTATATTTGATCCACTCCTTGAAGCCTCGCGTGAAGCAACAAATACTGGTATCAAG GAGTGTGGAATTGATGTGCGTCTTTGTGATGTTGGTGCTGCAATACAAGAAGTCATGGAATCATATGAGGTTGAAATAAATGGAAAGGTTTATCAAG TTAAAAGTATTCGAAACTTGAATGGACATAGCATTGGACGTTATCAAATCCATGCTGGAAAATCTGTCCCTATTGTGAAAGGCGGGGAGCAGACAAAAATGGAAGAGGGTGAATTTTTCGCAATTGAAACTTTTGCATCAACTG GGAAAGGGTATGTCAGAGAAGATCTAGAGTGCAGCCATTACATGAAAAATTTTGAAGCTGGCCACATCCCACTGAGGTTGCCCAGGGCAAAGCAATTGCTAGCAACAATTAACAAGAACTTCTCCACATTGGCCTTCTGCAGGCGTTACTTAGACCGCCTTGGAGAGACTAAGTATCTTATGGCACTAAAGAATCTGTGTGATGCTGGCATTGTGCAG CCCTATCCTCCTCTCTGTGATGTTAAGGGCAGCTATGTTTCTCAGTTTGAGCATACCATTTTACTCCGGCCAACCTGCAAAGAGGTCATATCCAGAGGTGACGACTACTGA
- the LOC137709512 gene encoding protein S-acyltransferase 18 isoform X1 → MWELQIVGIAVYSFLVVVFYTFLGLFLGNRIAEITVTTVFSVVAVSVMFLFIRCTATDPSDRTSLKKNKKKPKGGKGLPKLNYSFLLGQIVVTFFRRVERKILRTFIRRRYLDPWKTAAQLDPLLPFPFVLMKEDAVSPELREDDISFCALCDFEVKKHSKHCRTCNRCVDGFDHHCRWLNNCIGKKNYTTFILLMIFVLLLLIIEGATAIAIFVRCFSDKNGMEQELKRKLYVEFPRSVLATISVLLTLMIAYGSAAMGQLFFFHVVLIRKGMRTYDYILAMKEESQPIEMDPFDDDSDFSSDVSSDFDSPEKPSFISRFICRGSGATQFQNNRRLSIRIDSDPQPFTSTKKQGFRVSIDPWRLIKLSKEKALIAAEKARERIVKQKPLTEEDSLKPLPLETKRGPLMTSTDKSTATAVGSGLTPLISKGWMPGSPGRKFSSPRRRFSGSPTTSSGIAPSPKQKYRNNFDLKLTEVSRELETYISRQVLCSVIKKDGNEASPR, encoded by the exons ATGTGGGAGTTGCAGATTGTTGGAATTGCAGTTTACAGTTTTCTTGTGGTGGTCTTCTACACATTCCTCGGACTTTTCCTCGGAAATAGAATCGCCGAAATCACGGTTACCACCGTCTTTTCCGTTGTG GCTGTTTCGGTCATGTTTCTCTTCATAAGGTGCACAGCCACTGACCCATCTGACAGAACCAGCCttaagaagaacaagaagaaaccTAAAGGTGGCAAAGGCCTTCCGAAGCTCAACTACAGCTTCCTTCTCGGGCAGATTGTAGTCACCTTCTTTAGGAGGGTGGAGAGGAAGATCCTTAGGACTTTTATAAGGAGGAGGTATCTCGATCCATGGAAGACCGCCGCTCAGTTGGATCCCTTGCTCCCGTTTCCCTTTGTCCTCATGAAGGAAGACGCTGTCTCTCCTGAGTTAAGGGAAGACGACATCTCTTTCTGCGCACTCTGCGACTTTGAG GTGAAAAAACACAGTAAGCATTGCAGGACCTGCAACCGTTGCGTTGATGGATTCGACCACCACTGCAGG TGGTTAAACAACTGCATCGGGAAAAAGAACTACACCACATTCATTCTCCTtatgattttcgttttgttATTG CTAATCATAGAAGGAGCAACTGCAATTGCCATATTCGTCAGGTGCTTCTCAGATAAAAATGGAATGGAGCAGGAACTGAAGAGGAAGCTCTACGTGGAATTCCCAAGAAGCGTTCTTGCTACAATATCG GTTTTGCTGACTTTAATGATAGCTTATGGTTCAGCAGCAATGGGAcagctttttttctttcatgtgGTTCTCATACGGAAG GGAATGAGAACATATGACTATATCCTGGCAATGAAAGAGGAGAGCCAACCCATAGAAATGGATCCATTCGATGACGATTCAGATTTCTCCTCGGATGTGAGTAGTGATTTTGATTCACCTGAAAAACCCTCATTCATATCACGGTTTATATGCAGAGGGAGCGGTGCAACTCAG TTTCAGAACAACCGAAGGTTGTCCATAAGAATTGATAGCGATCCTCAGCCCTTTACCTCAACTAAGAAACAAGGCTTCCGTGTCAGCATTGACCCCTGGAGACTGATCAAGTTGAGCAAAGAGAAAGCATTGATAGCAGCAGAGAAAGCCAGAGAACGGATTGTGAAACAGAAGCCGCTTACAGAAGAGGACTCATTGAAACCCCTACCGTTAGAGACCAAACGTGGACCACTGATGACAAGCACAGATAAAAGCACGGCCACTGCTGTAGGATCAGGCTTAACACCTCTtatatccaaagggtggatgCCTGGGTCACCTGGCAGAAAGTTTTCAAGCCCAAGAAGGCGGTTTTCTGGCTCGCCAACAACGTCATCTGGCATTGCGCCCTCACCAAAACAAAAGTACCGAAACAATTTTGACTTGAAATTGACGGAGGTGTCGAGGGAGCTGGAGACCTACATATCAAGGCAGGTTTTGTGTTCTGTTATAAAGAAGGATGGGAATGAGGCATCTCCGAGATAG